In a single window of the Hyalangium gracile genome:
- a CDS encoding response regulator, protein MSAAGPHSDGQLPAGINPEGYRVLIVEDNPHIIEMYAYVLKKLASGELAGKVPLEVHFAPDGHHALALLHEQRFSLVMTDLYMPVMDGFALVERIREEEKLRTIPIIAISAGGKEAQDRAMQLGVDIFLRKPVRFVEVLETVKQLLRIGK, encoded by the coding sequence TTGAGTGCGGCGGGACCTCACAGCGACGGGCAGCTCCCGGCGGGAATCAATCCCGAGGGCTACCGTGTGCTCATCGTCGAGGACAACCCGCACATCATCGAGATGTACGCCTACGTCCTGAAGAAGCTGGCGAGCGGGGAGCTGGCGGGCAAGGTGCCTCTGGAAGTCCACTTCGCGCCGGACGGGCACCACGCGCTGGCCCTGCTGCACGAGCAGCGCTTCAGCCTGGTGATGACGGACCTGTACATGCCGGTGATGGACGGCTTCGCCCTGGTGGAGCGCATCCGCGAGGAGGAGAAGCTGCGCACCATCCCCATCATCGCCATCTCGGCGGGGGGCAAGGAGGCGCAGGACCGGGCCATGCAACTGGGGGTGGACATCTTCCTGCGCAAGCCGGTGCGCTTCGTCGAGGTGCTGGAGACGGTGAAGCAGCTCCTGCGCATCGGGAAGTAG
- a CDS encoding NADH-quinone oxidoreductase subunit NuoE family protein, whose protein sequence is MAEPLFTPEEQKKFDAGIAEILSHYPPDRKSAGMLPALRLLQDLKGWLPPEGMRLVAKHLEVTPERAYEVASFYVMYHLKKPGKYVIDVCTNLSCALWGAEKMLAYLEDRLGLTAGESNEKFTLRETECLASCGTAPCLQVNEEHHESLTKAKLDELLAKLT, encoded by the coding sequence ATGGCGGAGCCCCTGTTCACCCCTGAAGAGCAGAAGAAGTTCGACGCGGGGATCGCGGAAATCCTCTCCCACTACCCGCCCGATCGGAAGAGCGCCGGGATGCTGCCCGCGCTGCGGCTGCTCCAGGATCTCAAGGGCTGGCTGCCTCCCGAGGGCATGCGGCTCGTCGCCAAGCATCTCGAGGTGACGCCCGAGCGAGCCTACGAGGTGGCCAGCTTCTACGTGATGTACCACCTGAAGAAGCCGGGTAAGTACGTCATCGACGTCTGCACCAACCTCTCCTGTGCCCTGTGGGGCGCGGAGAAGATGCTCGCCTACCTGGAAGACAGGCTCGGGCTGACGGCAGGCGAGTCCAACGAGAAGTTCACCCTGCGGGAGACCGAGTGCCTGGCCTCGTGCGGCACCGCCCCCTGCCTGCAGGTCAATGAAGAGCATCACGAGAGCCTGACGAAGGCGAAGCTGGACGAGTTGTTGGCGAAGCTCACCTGA